GATTCTTGAAGAGTTTAAAAAATGGCTGGATGCCACCGTTGAAAAAGTGCCCCCCAAAAGCCTTCTGGGAAAAGCGGTGAATTATACCCTGAACGAATGGGATCGCCGGGTCCGTTATATCGAGGATGGCCGGGTGGGTCCGGACAACAATGCGGTTGAAAACGCCATCCGCCCCTTTGTGGTGGGACGGAATTATGCATAGTTGTAGATTATGCTGAGTTCGTTACCTGAACTCAAAGATTGAAAGTTCCTTTCCCGCTATATAAATTACTTTTTAAAGTCAGTAGTTGATGTCTGAAAAGTAACAATTATATCCGCATAATTATAATCCATTCAAAAATGATAGTACATCATTGGAGGGTTTATAGCGGCTGAATTTCATATCAGGAGGCTGTAATTTAGCCAGAGCTTCTTCTTTCATATTCAAATCTGCCTCAAAATACTGGTGCGTTGTTGCCACACTTTCATGGCCGAGCCACAAAGCAATTACACTGAGATCTACACCCGCCTGTAATAGATGCATTGCTGTGGTGTGCCTGATGACATGAGGCGATACTACTTTATCTTTTAAAGATGGATATTGTACGGATGCTTTGCTAACGGCTAAGCGCAGGCGTGATTCTACACCGGACCGACTCATCATGTTGCCAAAACGATTCGGGAAGATTGGTTGCTGAGGATCCAATCCAATTTTTGCACTCCATGTTTTAAGTAAATTTGTAGTACGTTTCCAAAGTGGAATTACACGCTTTTTTCTGCCTTTTCCATGCAGGCAAACCGCCTGCCAGCTATTTTTGTCGAAGTTTGCACGTCGGAGCTCAATAATTTCAGAGACACGGCCGCCAGAGTTATAAAGGGTAGCCAGTAGTACCTGATCGCGTTGCCCACTCCAGGAGAGGAGATCGGGGGCTTCCAGAATAGCCTGCATTTCCATTTGGGTAAGATATTTGACCAATGGGCGATCAAAACGCTTCAGAGGGATAGCCAATACTTGCTGTATTACAGCCAGTGCTTCTGGTTTCAGCAAAGCTGAATAATGCATAAAGCTGCGAATGGCTGCTAATCGAGCGTTTCTGCTACGGATGCAGTTATGCCGTTGCGATTCCAGGTCATCAAGAAATGCGAGGACCAAAGAAGCATTAATATCGACTAAATCCATTTTTGCAGCAGATTTTCCAAGCTGCTGCTCGGCAAAGCGAAGAAACAAACGAAACGTATCCCGGTAACTACAAACAGTCTGATGGCTAACATTTCGTTGTTGAATCAAACGCTGACAAAAAAACGCCTGGAGAAGGCGGACCAGATCAGATGTTATCAGAGCCCCTTTCATAATGCACCTCGCATTGAATTGAGATGAGACTGTTGTTCAAATCGTTCTACCGCGATTGCCATCAGTTCGGGGATGCCGGTAAGATACCAATAGGTATCACTCACCTTTGCATGGCCCAAATAAGTGGACAGCAGTGGGAGCATATGATCAATATCGGCTTTTTTTTTATACCAGGTAAGCAACCTTTTGCAGACAAAGGTATGTCGAAGATCATAAAGTCTGGGACGAAAACCATTGAGGCAAGTATCCCAGCCGAGCTTTGCCCGAATACAATGAAAAGCTTACAGAACCTGCCGATATTGGAATGGTTTACCATTATCAAGCAGAAAAAAAATGGGATTATCTACAACAGGCAATCGCTGATCTCGAAAAGTAGCATAATTGGATAATGCTTCACAAACCATTTGATGCACTGGCACATATCTGGATTTGCGGAATTGGGTCTCCCGTATTTTCAATACGCCTTGATGGAGGTCAACATCGTTACGGTTCAGTCGCAGTGCCTCAGAGATGCGTAAGCCAGTTGAAGCCAATAGCCCAAGTAGGCAATGCATCGTTGCAGGGCGTAATCCCTTTTGGGGCTGCAATCCATTTGCCATATCAAGTAACAAAATAATTTCCTGATCAGTATAAATATAGGGAGTAGGTCGCCGATGTGCAGGGCCGAGGAGATGAGGTGGAGGGATTTCCGTCTCGGGCTCAAACGTGACACAATATTTGGCAAGAGACCGGACAACTTCCAAACGACGTGCACGACCGATTTGATTACTT
Above is a window of Desulfotignum balticum DSM 7044 DNA encoding:
- a CDS encoding tyrosine-type recombinase/integrase, translated to MSKWSSMKKRVESYLHTRRSVGYNLHTEGAQLQRFACFADKQDHQGHITIDLAVDWANNTLKSNQIGRARRLEVVRSLAKYCVTFEPETEIPPPHLLGPAHRRPTPYIYTDQEIILLLDMANGLQPQKGLRPATMHCLLGLLASTGLRISEALRLNRNDVDLHQGVLKIRETQFRKSRYVPVHQMVCEALSNYATFRDQRLPVVDNPIFFLLDNGKPFQYRQVL
- a CDS encoding site-specific integrase; translated protein: MKGALITSDLVRLLQAFFCQRLIQQRNVSHQTVCSYRDTFRLFLRFAEQQLGKSAAKMDLVDINASLVLAFLDDLESQRHNCIRSRNARLAAIRSFMHYSALLKPEALAVIQQVLAIPLKRFDRPLVKYLTQMEMQAILEAPDLLSWSGQRDQVLLATLYNSGGRVSEIIELRRANFDKNSWQAVCLHGKGRKKRVIPLWKRTTNLLKTWSAKIGLDPQQPIFPNRFGNMMSRSGVESRLRLAVSKASVQYPSLKDKVVSPHVIRHTTAMHLLQAGVDLSVIALWLGHESVATTHQYFEADLNMKEEALAKLQPPDMKFSRYKPSNDVLSFLNGL